The sequence GACGCGCCGCTCCTCGCGCAGCGCCGCTTCGTGCGCCACCTTGCGGCAGAGGCGCGCCAGGAAGCGTCCTTCGCCCGGCTCGAACGTCCCCTTGCGGCGGCGCAGCGCCATCAGCCCCGCGGCCCGACCGCCGATCAGGATCGGCGCCATGATCTCGTTGCGCGGCAGCTCGGGGCGCTTCAGATCGAGGAAGGCGTTGGCGGTCGCATCATCCCACCCCTTCCCGACTTCACCCCAGCCCAGGGTCACGAGCTCGCCCGAGACCGGCCTGCGGAGGATGACGGCCCCGGCGTCGGCCTCGAGCTCGCGCACGATCCGGCCGAGGGCATACTTGTAGATCTTCGCGGCCTCCTCGATGCGCTCGAGCTGCGAGCCGATCTCGTTCTGGAACCGCTCGCGATCTGCCGTCGTGCCGGGCACACCATTCCTCTCGACTTGATGCAGGGGAAGAATTCGACCTCCGGCCGCCGGCCGAAGTCTCAGACGCTTCAGGCGCCCCCGTAGCCTATCTGGACCTTGGATCCGTCGACGATCACCGGGACCGATCGGTCCCCCTTGGAGACTTTCAACATTTCCGAGAGGAGTGTCCGGTCCTGCAGGACGTTGAGGTATTGAACTTCGTACCCGTCCTTGACGTAGGCCTCACGGGCCGCGGTGGTGTAGGGTCAGGTGTCCTTGCCGAAGATCCGCACGGTCTTGGCCATGTCGGGGACCTCCTACGAAGGGGGTTGGTGAGCCGTGGAGGACTCGAACCTCCGACCCGCTGATTAAGAGTCAGCTGCTCTACCGACTGAGCTAACGGCCCACTTCACGTGAAACGATCTGGGGTGAGTGATGGGACTCGAACCCACGACAACCGGGGCCACAACCCGGGGCTCTACCACCTGAGCTACACTCACCGCATCTTGTCGCGATCGCTCGTCCCGGGGTCTTCGCAAGGGGGACGGATGGCGCGCCTGAGGGGA comes from Candidatus Dormiibacterota bacterium and encodes:
- a CDS encoding UXX-star (seleno)protein family 1, with product MAKTVRIFGKDTUPYTTAAREAYVKDGYEVQYLNVLQDRTLLSEMLKVSKGDRSVPVIVDGSKVQIGYGGA